AGGAAAAAGTGGTAATCCTCAAGTTGATGCAAAAGCGATTTTGAGGGACCGTGCAGTTACCTGCTTTGCCCGGTGGATGTATGATGCAGGTCTTCCttttaattgtgttaattataCTGACACTTTTGCTGCTTTTATTGAGGCCGTAGGCCAATATGGCCCAGGAATGAAGCCTCCAACTTATTATGAAGTTAGTGGGCCATATCTGAAAAAAGAGGTGGTAGAGGTGAACAAAATCGTGGAGGAGCACAAAGTAGAATGGAATAAGTTTGGTTGTTCCATTATGATGGATAAGTGGATAGTGagaaatggaaaaatgatcatcaATATCTTGGTGAATTCTCTTAAGGGAAGCCTGTTTCTTGAGTCTGTTTATGCAAGCAACTCTTCGACTGATTCAACCAAAATGTACTCCTTGTTAAAGAGTACAATAGACTCTATTGGAGCAGAAAATGTTGTTCAAGTTATCACGGACAACGCCAGTGAAAATGTTAAAGCTGGTGAGATGGTGTCTGCTTGCTACCGGCATATCTATTGGACTCTGTGTGCAGCACATTCTGTTAATTTGATCTTCGGTGATATTTTCAAGGAAAAACCCTTCAGTACTATCTTTAATTAGGTAATTAGAGTGCATTCCTATATTGTTCAAAGGCCTTTGTTATTGAACATGATGAAGAGATTCACTAAACAAAGAAGCTTGGTGAAACCTACAAAGACAAGATTTGCTACTGCTTTCTTGACTTTGGCTAGGATGTATGagcaaaaaaataatttgaagaagTTGTTTGTTTCAGATGAGTACACTAGCAATACCTATGGAAGGGAAGCTCGAGGGAGAGAATCTGCAGATATTATACTTTCTCCTTCATTCTGGAACAAAGTGGTTCATACATTGAAGATTGGTGGTCCTTTAGTTAAAGTGCTTCATTTGGTGGATGGGGAGCAAAGGCCACCAATGGGTTACTCGTACGAAGCAATTGATAGGGCAAAAGAGGTTATTCAAGCCTCTTTTAGTGATCAAAGAAAATACAAAAGAGTCTTTGAGATCATAGATAAAATGTGAGATGGTAAGCTTCATAGCCCTTTGCATGCAGCTGGACTTGTTTTGAACCCGGAACTATTTTATGACAATGAAGAGAGGATTCTAGGAGATGAACCTTTGTGGAATGGATACTATGAATGCATTGAGAAATTGATACCTGAAGAATCCGTGCAAGATAAAATCATAGAGCAATTTAGTATTTATAGGAATGTTGAACAACTTTTTGGAAAAAACATGGCCATTAGACAAAGAAAGACGAAGTCAACGGGTGAGCGAGTGCTTATATGTTGTTTTATATTTAATaagttatttatttattaatattatGTTTTGAAAATTTGTTCTACTTCTACAGTTGAATGGTGGAAGCAATATGGTCATTCCACTCCAGATTTACAAAAGTTTGCCATCAAGGTTCTAAGTCTAACATGTAGCTCATCCGGGTGTGAAAGGAATTGAAGCGTGTTTGAGCATTTAAGAACTAATAAGAATGATTTAGTATATTGagataattaaattatatcttAATTGTCCTAATCTTACTAATTACTTATTATTTGCAGATTCATACCAAAAAAGGAACAAACTAACCTTGAAGCGTCTCAATAATCTAGTCTTCATTAAGTACAATAGAACATTGAGGCGTCGTTACAACGCTCGCAATGTAATTGATCCAATTAGTTTGGACAACATCGATGATGCTAATGAATGGCTAACTGGAGTCCCAGAAGATCATACAGATGAAGAAATATTTGAGGATACTTTTGATATCACTTGGGGTGATGTTGCGGAGGCGTGTGGAACTGGAGAGAGGATTTATGGTTTGAGGGGGAGTACCTCAACTTCAAGTTCACAAAGGAAGGGAAAACAGGCAACTACTTTGTTCCTAgctgatgaagaagatgaagtttaaGAAGATGACGAGCAATATAATAATGATAGTGGAATACAAGAATTTGACAATCTTGTAGAAGAATAGGATGCTCATTTTGTGCTTTAATTGATGCTACTCTTGACAATCTTGTAGAAGAATAGGATGCTCATTTTGTGCTTTATTGATGCTACTCTTTAGTTTTTTAATTCAAGTATTGAACATTTGCTTACAATTACATGTGTTGTCTATGtcgtgtttattttaattttttttttaaattccgcTTCACTTCAAAAAAGCGGGCGCTTCGCTTCTCGCTTATCGCTTTTCGTGAAATGGGGGTTGTCGCTTTTCCTTGCTTCACGTTAGTTTTAACACTActcccaactagcagggtccatacatggttcaccgggttctgacaagaggagccctcatacttgcagaaatggatggagaagtctggccaaagccgattaattcagatacagtcaagcgttactatgtgtaatctttatgctttccttatatgatgtaaattgaactacgcctgacctaattcccttttaagaggggatacgtaggcagccctatgggttcggtcacaattcaataaaaatttcatttcccctgcaattggaaactggggcagaatttggaggaggaccctcaaaattctgaagtaatttcaACCGATCGTAGCACGAGAAACAATCAGAAGCATCAaaccattaaactggggcagaattttgagaaggaccctcaaaattccgtagcaagaaaggttgcaatgtcccgaaccacgtcacagtcgtcggttcatctaaaagctatttttaattatacacttatgtcatacttttacaaaatcatgcatgtttattatcgaaactgctttgtttagcaatgctacctcAATGGTAcagacagtatcaccagatcaaaaccaagcaagtcaagcaaagccagcggggatacgaactaaccttcccccttacaaaactcacgattttttctttggatgcaggcactaggattgcgaaatcatcaaaCTTACTATACACCCATGGGACAaacagaaccgttgcacttaccaaTATTTGCTATCCGCACACACCAGTGATTTTCCATCCAACATGATGCTCTCAGTAATCACAATATCgtaatccgctatcagctaagaaaactctactatcattcgttatttcattttgcataaggctactattttgcctttcgagactaaacgttgtctccatctacatcttcattgcataaggctaccattctgccttctgagactaaacattgtctccatctgcatctgcattgcataaggctactattctgccttccgagactaaacgttgtctccatctacatctgcattgcacaaggctaccattatgccttccgagactaaacgatgtctccatctgcatttgcatttctgcataaggctaccatttttccttccaatctgcataagcctacctttcttcctttcgagactaaatgttgtctccatcggcatcctgcataaggctaacattctgccttccgaggttaagctctacctctctctgcatttgcattttgcataaggctatcattttgccttccgaggctaagctctgcctcccgtTTTCTTTGAAACTACACActatttattttgcttttcttacgggctaagctttgcccttcaattcgccaaactaagctctgtcttgtctgtATCAtgctactgcatccttcatgggctgaaatatcgccaactcatcctaaggcgtcatcattcggaggcaccatcttcatagcccgagaacaccatgtcatggcttgaggatccctttaaatcttttgcatatcattgttcaaaggcatcatggttcggaggcatcatcctcatagcccgagagcatcatttcatggcctgcgaatcctttatcatacgcttcatggaccaggacgtcatggtctaaggacgtcatcctaaccgtcccaagacaacattcatggtccgacgggaatttgcatcatgtttaaatttatgcacagtatacgcttgtattgtttcatTGTAGGTAAACCGGCAAGCAACGGCCATCctggcaggagcgatcccgctccaatCCCCGTAACCATATCCAACCTAACCATTCCCACAAGCCGTCCACTCACCCCACCCTAGATATTGcgcccgttcttgaaaagtctccaccggcatactccgccgacggatcctgaactacatacggcctgaatTTTGTAAAACCAGGGTATGTAGCAACTCAGAAGCCAGGGAGCGGCCTAAAAATTTTCTTCAAACCGTTTCCCTCAGCCAAAATTGGCCattatatctttacccgacaactctttcatccttctcgggtaaagaggggcagttgttgatacccaatttttccatatatattttccaatatgcaaaatactttcaaatagcatatatatgcgtatataagcatgtctaaatattttattatttttccataattttcaaaggtttaaattgatttattgtccccttttatccatataatcccaataattatgtccAAATTATTATTtctgatgattcatttattggatctttatatttatgccaaaatatgtataaggtaatttttatatatttttataattttatttagtattttttaaagctaattgtatataattgcaatattagcctttttaagatttaattatgttttatattcataaaattaagccctATATTTTTAATTGTTATGTATGTGATATAAATCATTtcagtgctttcaatttattttaagaaatttatttactatttttataatttaaaaatgggaaaattggctatttaaataacagcccatttgtatttaatttttagcctaaattcaaccccaaatcaaacccaatttccccggcccaatttcaattaaacccgaccccaaacccggattccccacctaccttttaatctaggtcgttgatcattcagatcaacggccaccattcacccttccataattaaacccaaatgaccccttacCCTAACTCACTTCTCAccacccgccgcccttgaatccctctcctctcaattctctctacaGCCTCACATGAACCCTAACCGCCGCCGCCCAATTtcaccctaatccacctcaatcCCCACCTAATCCATTGTTTCCCAAGCCCGTTCGAGATGTATACCAGCCTCCTACACCCTCTGGTGGCCCGTTTGtgtgatttcatggacagatcttgaagagatctggtccagtccttgctcaacttaTGTttatggcctttctccggccatctaTGTCCtttcaagtcagatccttgacttttccggctagatcgataacttttcaaagtcttcctcacttttccgggttctctgaaaccctaacctttaatatctttcaattttctttagatctatcttagataTGTGCATAttatgaacttcttaagtgttttctcgaaggttcttcgattttcttgcaaaatgactcttcatttacaacgattagggttttctcttaaatttttaaagatttcttctctaattttaatgttgtttatgattttactatgttcaaacaacTTGTTTATGCTTTGCTTCTACTTGACTTAGCATGTTGGAAACCCTAGGTCTTTTTCGGTCTTATCTGGTTTCTGAAACTGTCCTGTTTGTTTGAGTGTATACTtattcgattaagttctttgtccatgtttgacttatttgattccgaatttttaccatcttttaaactcgactattgttgaaaaccctaggtcttttggtCTTATTCGAGTTCTGAAATTGTTTGTTTGAGTATATGCTTGTTCGATTAaattctttgtttctgactctcttttctttgtgtgacttatctgattctgagttcttatctTCTCTTAAACTCAACtattgttgaaaccctaatttctgaaaaagttttcctcacttgttactgtgagacctttacttgtttttgactctcttcttcactttggctcGACGTGTGAGCCCTGACTATTCGATCTTGTCGACTACTGGATCCTAGCTTATTCctgctactactgtatgtttgtgttgtttcttttgccaatgtgtttggCCTTGCATGTTTGATACCTCTGTTCATTCTATATATATGTTGAAGTGCAAAATCATGTTTCTTTCTTAATTGATCCCAATTTCCTCAAATGTTGcgactgattgcaaaagttttcttatgaaccctaattttttactcatttttctaaaattaattgactcatttcctttactgtgatgttttaccatgaatcctttcccaaaattaagcatatttttgtacttagactcaatcattTACTTTATACTTTTAatgcccccttatatggcaataatcaatctgtcccaaactgatttctttccttaattaaccatgttagtatccgttaagcagtgattccttaattaaaggcaatcatttgtgttaattgattctgattgtgattatttccatgtttgtatcaagactttacttattaccttattcttcactcgttttcaaaattataaatacCACACCCCCTCTTCCTTCAAAGAAAATAACcaatttgagttcagaacacacacttacacccAAAAACTCTCTCCTTCTTAAGTACTACTTGTgttattgctttgtctagccggctgaaagccaaggctagactgtggaatcttgcttgctttacctttctgcactttgcttctctactggtatgtcccaATTAATTTTTAAGCCCCAACAACAACATACTTCTTTAGTTGCTTCAGTTTCTTTCACTCTTGCATTCTTCTACTCATGTTTCTGCAGTCAAGTTAGATTATTAGCATGTTGTAATATGTTCCCTTTTCCCTTAGATTAATgcttcccctatgtgtgttttaaAGCATACCTTGTCTTATGaaccccaaacccccatatcccctctatgtatTTGTGTTCCTTTGActggtttgtgaccatgccagcatcagctattgctATGCATGACCAAACCAGACCCCTGCTGGGTTCATGTGCTTGCAGGCAAATGTATCcccaaaatcccttgacccctttgtatgactactgattctgcGTAGTTTTGAGTTTGTCCTACTACAATTGCTTTCCATCACCTCTGTTACTAATtgcgttttaaaaaaaatggactATTAGTCCAGcttttaaaaaaacaaatctctttcaacaaatgttttgcacttccactatattcttaaaatctaggttttgcccctcttatgtgagccttgccttgggacccttgagctccctatgcacttggacacataagggttggcccttccacactgcattcattctatttggttatgtaaatctgggtgtgagcactgctcggatcccttgaggtccttagggaactctg
This sequence is a window from Nicotiana sylvestris chromosome 3, ASM39365v2, whole genome shotgun sequence. Protein-coding genes within it:
- the LOC104238903 gene encoding uncharacterized protein, whose product is MMKRFTKQRSLVKPTKTRFATAFLTLARMYEQKNNLKKLFVSDEYTSNTYGREARGRESADIILSPSFWNKVVHTLKIGGPLVKVLHLVDGEQRPPMGYSYEAIDRAKEVIQASFTGLVLNPELFYDNEERILGDEPLWNGYYECIEKLIPEESVQDKIIEQFSIYRNVEQLFGKNMAIRQRKTKSTVEWWKQYGHSTPDLQKFAIKVLSLTYSYQKRNKLTLKRLNNLVFIKYNRTLRRRYNARNVIDPISLDNIDDANEWLTGVPEDHTDEEIFEDTFDITWGDVAEACGTGERIYGLRGSTSTSSSQRKGKQATTLFLADEEDEV
- the LOC104238913 gene encoding uncharacterized protein, with protein sequence MSSSCGSTGKTNGPMDCYFPQKSRDKEGKSGNPQVDAKAILRDRAVTCFARWMYDAGLPFNCVNYTDTFAAFIEAVGQYGPGMKPPTYYEVSGPYLKKEVVEVNKIVEEHKVEWNKFGCSIMMDKWIVRNGKMIINILVNSLKGSLFLESVYASNSSTDSTKMYSLLKSTIDSIGAENVVQVITDNASENVKAGEMVSACYRHIYWTLCAAHSVNLIFGDIFKEKPFSTIFN